The region CCGGCGGCGCAGCAGGGCTGTGCGCCGGCCGCGGTAGCGTGAAAGCGACTCGCCGGCCACCTTCACTTCTCCACGGGTCGGCAGCGCCCGTTTGAGGACCAGATTCATGAAACTGCTTTTTCCGGCGCCCGAGTGGCCGACGAGATAAACGAATTCTCCCTTCCCCACATGCAGGCTCACGTCGTCCAGCGCCAGCGTGCGGGTCACGGGGTACTCCAGGGACACCTGCTTGAGGTCGATCATGCGCGCCTCAAAGGCAGCGCGAAAGGCAGGAATATCAGAGGCGATGGCATGCTCGCCGTTCAGCATAGCCCAGGCATCCGAATGGGAAGTTAAACCTCATGGTGGCTCACCCAGGGCGGGTATTCTGATCAGGTGAACCCTAAACGACTCACCATTGTTGCCGCCGCCCTGGCCGGCACTGCAGCGGTCGGATATGCGCAGCTTGGCGGGTACACCACTGCCAACCTCGCCAGCACGGCCTCAGGAAAGAGCCTCCTGGAGGTTTTAAACAACCTCAATCAGTACTACCTGTACCCGGTGGACCAGGAGAAGGTGCTGCGCGGCGCGATTCAGGGTGCGCTGGGCAGTCTGAATGACGAGTTTACCTACTACACCGAACCAGCCAACAGCGCCATCGACGCCGAGAACCTCAGCGGTGAGTTCGGCGGGATTGGCGTGACCCTGGTGGCCGCTAACCCGGACGGAACCGGCGGCAAGATCGACAACGTGTTCCGCGGGGGCGCGGCCTCCGAGTCGGCAGTCCAGATCGGCGACATCTTCGTGAAGATCGGCGACAAGGAAGTCATGACCAGCAAACTCGACGAGATCGTGCGTCTGGTGCGCGGCAAGGTAGGCACGACCGTGAACGTGACTTTCGCACGTGACGGCAAGCCATACACCGTCACGATGGAGCGCCGCAAGGTCACCATTGTCAGCGTCGAGCAGACCATTCTGCCCGGCAACGTGGGTTACATCGCTCTGAATACCTTCTACAACGAGAAGGTCAGCGAGCAGTTCCGCGCCGCAGTCGCCAGCATGAAGAGCAAGGGCGTCACCAAGCTGGTGCTCGACCTGCGTGACAACGGCGGCGGTCTGTTGAACTCCGGCGTAGACGTCGCCGATCAGTTCCTCCAGAGTGGTCCGATTGTCAGCCTGCGTGACCGGAGCGGCAAGACCACGGTCTCCGGTTCGGCCCGCGCGCAGGCCAGTGATTACACCGGCAAACTCGTCGTTCTGGTCAACAAGAACAGCGCGAGTGCCAGCGAAATTGTGGCTGGAGCGCTGCAGGACACCAAGCGGGCCAGCGTGGTCGGCGAGCAGACCTTCGGTAAGGGCGTGGCACAGATCCCGCTGACCACCACCGACGGCGGCAAGGTTGCCATCGTCAACAGCGCCTGGTTGACACCTGCTGGCCGCGAAATTCATAAGAAGGGCATCACGCCCGACGTGGTGGTCAAGGACACCCGCTCCACCCTGCCGCTCAACTTCAGTGGGGCCGGGGCGACTCCTGGGCAGAAGATCACCCTGACGGTAGAAGGCAAGCCTGTGACCGTCACGGCAGACAAGGACGGCAAGTTCACCTATACCGGCACGGTCAAGCGTCCGGTGCGCAGCACCTCTCAGGGTGAAGCCGTGGTGGACCTGCAGGGCGACGCTATTCTCAAGCGCGCTGTCGATCTGCTGAACTAAGCGAAGTCAACTTTGTGGCGCCCGCCTTCCGTGCCTGGAAGGCGGGCGCTGTGGTCACTGGCTTTTTCGCTTTGAACCAGGCTGGTTTGATCTGTTGCGACGAGCATACAGCTGGGCGTGGTGACCATTGGCCGGGCCTCGCGGTGCGGCGAGAACTGTCCTGGACAGGTTTGGATTGATTGTCGGGCTGGTCAGTCTGTATCAGTCCCAGTCCCATTCACGCCAGTCACTGGGCCTGGCTTCAGGCTGTCTGGAAGGGGTTGGCTGGGCACCAGAGCCCGGATACCACGGATAGGCCGCCGCCAGCGCCTCATCCAGCCGTTTGCGCAGCAGCGTGGCCAGCACAGCCGACTCACGGGCGCTCACGCGGCCGATTTCCTGTTCCAGCCGGACCTGGATCCGTCCCATTTCCGGCAGATAGGGTTCCCGGGCCTTGCGCACCGCTCCCTTTCGCAGGGGCTCTGGGTGCACCACGGGAATGTACGACTCAGCTGCCGCTTCCAGCAGGGCGGCTCGTCGCATTTCACGGACTTCGCGGGCCTGTTCAGCGCGTGCACGGGCATCGGCAGCCCGGGCCTGCGCTGCCAGGAAGGTGTCGTCACGCTCGACTTCCAGGACCCGGGCCTCGGCATACAGCTTCACGGGAGGCAGGCGGCGGCGTCCCATCCGCAGACCGTTTTCACGGGTAGTGTCATGCTCGCCCAGAAAGCGCCGGATCAGCGGTGGAGTCCAGCCCCGGTCCTTGAGGTCCTGAGTGGCCAGGAAGCCCTCTGGATTCACAGGTTTTTTCCCGGTCGGCCGGGTTTGCCGCGGACTCATGGTTCACGCGGCGTCCACTCTCGCCGAAGCAGGTCCAGGCGCACACTGTCAAAGCGCTGTCCACCGACCACCCGGGCCTCGCGTATCCTGCCGGCTTCCTGAAAACCCAGCCGGAGAGCTGCACGGATCATTCGCTCGTTGCCGCTCCAGGTAGTGAAGGTGAGCACGTGGGCTTCCGTTTCATCGAAGGTGGCCTGGACCCACTGTGTCAGAGCGCTGGAGCCCAGTCCCTGTCCCCACAGGGCCGGGTCGTACAGCAGGATGCCCAGGTCCCACCACCCGCCGCCGGCCGGCTCCTCCTCGGAGCGGTT is a window of Deinococcus deserti VCD115 DNA encoding:
- a CDS encoding S41 family peptidase, whose protein sequence is MNPKRLTIVAAALAGTAAVGYAQLGGYTTANLASTASGKSLLEVLNNLNQYYLYPVDQEKVLRGAIQGALGSLNDEFTYYTEPANSAIDAENLSGEFGGIGVTLVAANPDGTGGKIDNVFRGGAASESAVQIGDIFVKIGDKEVMTSKLDEIVRLVRGKVGTTVNVTFARDGKPYTVTMERRKVTIVSVEQTILPGNVGYIALNTFYNEKVSEQFRAAVASMKSKGVTKLVLDLRDNGGGLLNSGVDVADQFLQSGPIVSLRDRSGKTTVSGSARAQASDYTGKLVVLVNKNSASASEIVAGALQDTKRASVVGEQTFGKGVAQIPLTTTDGGKVAIVNSAWLTPAGREIHKKGITPDVVVKDTRSTLPLNFSGAGATPGQKITLTVEGKPVTVTADKDGKFTYTGTVKRPVRSTSQGEAVVDLQGDAILKRAVDLLN
- a CDS encoding GNAT family N-acetyltransferase, translated to MSEEAARSREHSPAQEVTIRGRRPRDLSTLQRWLTDPQAEWRQWDAPYFPAATTTASLKAYVEHLARTPPDPHQRVIDLGGRCVGMVNRSEEEPAGGGWWDLGILLYDPALWGQGLGSSALTQWVQATFDETEAHVLTFTTWSGNERMIRAALRLGFQEAGRIREARVVGGQRFDSVRLDLLRREWTPREP